In Ruania zhangjianzhongii, the following proteins share a genomic window:
- a CDS encoding thioesterase family protein, with product MSNSPVPSYFLPAGPDRYTPTEHVEGAWSDREQHVSPLAGLLVHHMESYRQQPGRSDGKALSRVTFDILGPIARAEIALETAVLRPGRSVELMQTTATIEGRPTLTARGWYLSASDTAAVAGTDLPALPDPDTFEPFAMSDTWPGGFVRSVTARSAAAPRPGRATVWVSTDIALVGGEQVGGEQVGGEQVGALAAYIGLIDAANGVAVRQQPTEWLFPNVDLSVHLFRQPVGPWVGLDTTVSFGPAGHGLTSSVLHDVGGPIGTAAQSLLLRER from the coding sequence GTGAGCAACTCACCTGTACCTAGCTACTTCCTGCCCGCCGGCCCGGACCGGTACACACCCACGGAGCACGTGGAGGGGGCATGGAGCGACCGGGAGCAGCACGTCAGCCCGCTGGCGGGTCTGCTGGTGCACCACATGGAGTCCTACCGGCAGCAGCCTGGCCGCTCCGATGGCAAAGCGCTGAGCCGGGTCACGTTCGACATCCTCGGCCCGATCGCGCGGGCGGAGATCGCGCTGGAGACTGCGGTGCTGCGGCCGGGCCGCTCGGTGGAACTGATGCAGACCACCGCCACGATCGAGGGACGACCCACGCTCACCGCCCGCGGCTGGTACCTCTCCGCCTCCGACACCGCGGCAGTGGCCGGCACCGATCTGCCGGCTCTGCCGGATCCGGACACGTTCGAGCCGTTCGCGATGAGCGACACCTGGCCAGGGGGCTTTGTCCGCAGCGTCACCGCTCGGTCCGCCGCAGCGCCGAGGCCCGGCCGGGCCACGGTGTGGGTGAGCACCGACATCGCGCTGGTCGGCGGCGAGCAGGTCGGCGGCGAGCAGGTCGGCGGCGAGCAGGTCGGCGCCCTGGCTGCGTATATCGGGCTGATCGACGCAGCAAACGGGGTGGCCGTGCGGCAGCAGCCGACCGAGTGGCTGTTTCCGAACGTTGACCTGAGCGTGCACCTGTTCCGGCAGCCGGTCGGGCCCTGGGTGGGACTGGACACCACGGTGAGCTTCGGCCCAGCCGGGCACGGCTTGACCAGCAGCGTGCTGCACGACGTCGGCGGCCCGATCGGCACCGCCGCGCAGTCATTGCTGCTGCGCGAACGCTGA
- a CDS encoding PQQ-binding-like beta-propeller repeat protein, producing the protein MTDAVTLNRRQLLALTPLPLVAAIPSFATLPAHAAEPPGGGQVIAFITDVHVNPEDQVKTSRARACADALVELDPDLVIHSGDLTDHGSALALRTWMEMFPPAFRERIHHVPGNHETHWNNDAYEAFEAEIGPLQYSVDLGDIHIVLNNSSIPAHGVADYDDQQIAWLRRDLAQAAGRPILAVGHHVLALTPNQIRNADKVLDVLTEAGAHAYLCGHIHSERNNVVNGLTELTGVSNGNEPGYYLLTRKTTEDSDVLEVERVDIADPTDPEVEPGRHPLPAIDLAPTDRNRLQPTRAEARITADGLKVDVELRDDVQVEKVEAAVMGPKLASGTVDNFEPLTADGNTWSVTLDLTEVPPGQNRAFIRVTAPGGTSPVGGNLWHSTLHFELEGFIPDWTFRLRGSTTAALISDDDRVITATTAGHVWAMRSEGRRVRPVWRAHIGPVHTDPVALADRGQIFYPSSDHRIYALNSTTGELLWQSDLGAPVTSDLDVATIDGDQVILAVAVNALYCLNADDGSIRWRQQLTGISGGPATCDGEQIYLGVGDGTTQAFDARTGEPRWSIEHADGAVDDYAKLTDGPWEARRLLLPDSALLAYSKDSMRAVRRSNGQLLWEREGSFSVCPAARMWGGQILSVSNNGTVRLLDPTTGDADLEVETVPYIKNADYLIRDSTVIITSVGGLVATVDLESGASEVLGQMAPDYVMSTPVLSPDESHYIVATMNGDLRSYPLPGRNGR; encoded by the coding sequence ATGACCGACGCCGTCACCCTCAATCGCCGCCAACTGCTTGCCCTGACGCCGCTGCCTCTGGTGGCCGCCATCCCCAGCTTCGCGACCCTGCCGGCGCACGCGGCCGAACCACCCGGCGGAGGGCAAGTCATCGCGTTCATCACCGATGTGCACGTCAATCCCGAGGACCAGGTGAAGACCTCCCGTGCCCGCGCTTGTGCCGACGCCCTGGTCGAGCTCGATCCTGATCTGGTCATCCACAGCGGAGACCTCACCGATCACGGCAGCGCACTGGCGCTGCGGACCTGGATGGAGATGTTCCCGCCGGCGTTCCGCGAGCGGATCCACCACGTGCCCGGTAACCACGAGACCCATTGGAACAACGATGCCTACGAGGCCTTCGAGGCCGAGATCGGGCCGCTCCAGTACTCGGTCGACCTCGGCGACATCCACATCGTCCTCAACAACAGCTCCATCCCCGCGCATGGTGTCGCCGACTACGACGACCAGCAGATCGCCTGGCTGCGCCGGGACCTCGCCCAGGCCGCCGGCCGGCCCATCCTGGCTGTGGGCCACCATGTACTTGCCCTGACGCCGAACCAGATTCGCAACGCTGACAAGGTGCTGGACGTCCTCACCGAGGCCGGCGCCCACGCCTACCTGTGCGGACACATCCACAGCGAACGCAACAACGTGGTCAACGGGCTGACCGAACTCACCGGCGTCTCGAACGGCAACGAGCCCGGCTACTACCTCCTCACCCGCAAGACCACTGAGGACAGCGATGTGCTCGAGGTGGAACGGGTCGACATCGCCGACCCCACCGACCCCGAGGTCGAGCCGGGCCGGCACCCACTGCCCGCGATCGACCTGGCACCGACCGACCGCAACCGACTCCAGCCCACTCGGGCCGAAGCACGTATCACCGCTGACGGGCTGAAGGTCGACGTCGAGCTGCGTGACGATGTGCAGGTGGAGAAGGTCGAGGCTGCGGTGATGGGCCCGAAGCTGGCCAGCGGCACCGTCGACAACTTCGAGCCGCTGACTGCCGACGGGAACACCTGGTCGGTCACACTCGACCTCACCGAGGTCCCACCGGGCCAGAACCGCGCCTTCATCCGCGTCACCGCTCCCGGCGGTACGTCGCCGGTGGGCGGGAACCTGTGGCACTCCACTCTGCATTTCGAGCTGGAGGGGTTCATCCCGGACTGGACCTTCAGACTCCGCGGCAGCACAACGGCCGCCCTGATCTCGGACGACGATCGGGTGATCACTGCCACCACCGCTGGCCACGTCTGGGCGATGCGCAGCGAGGGTCGCCGCGTCCGGCCGGTCTGGCGTGCCCACATCGGCCCCGTGCACACCGACCCGGTCGCTCTCGCCGATCGAGGCCAGATCTTCTATCCCTCCTCCGACCACCGCATCTACGCACTGAACTCCACCACCGGTGAACTCCTCTGGCAGAGCGACCTGGGCGCGCCGGTGACGTCGGACCTGGACGTGGCCACCATCGACGGCGACCAGGTCATCCTCGCGGTCGCGGTCAATGCCCTGTACTGCCTCAACGCCGACGACGGCTCCATCCGGTGGCGCCAGCAGCTGACCGGGATCAGTGGCGGTCCGGCTACCTGTGACGGTGAGCAGATCTATCTCGGCGTCGGCGACGGAACGACCCAGGCTTTCGATGCTCGCACGGGCGAGCCGCGGTGGAGCATCGAGCACGCCGACGGCGCGGTCGACGACTACGCCAAGCTCACCGATGGGCCCTGGGAGGCGCGCCGTCTGCTGCTACCGGACAGCGCGCTCCTGGCCTACAGCAAGGACTCGATGCGGGCGGTCAGGCGCAGCAACGGTCAGCTGCTCTGGGAACGCGAGGGTTCGTTCAGCGTCTGCCCGGCAGCCCGGATGTGGGGCGGTCAGATACTGTCCGTCAGCAACAACGGCACCGTGCGCCTGCTCGACCCCACGACTGGCGACGCGGACCTGGAGGTGGAGACAGTGCCCTACATCAAGAATGCGGACTACCTGATCCGAGACTCCACCGTGATCATCACCAGCGTTGGCGGACTGGTCGCCACCGTCGACCTGGAGAGCGGAGCCAGCGAAGTCCTCGGACAGATGGCTCCCGACTACGTCATGTCCACACCGGTCCTCTCCCCGGACGAGAGCCACTACATCGTGGCCACGATGAACGGTGACCTGCGCAGTTACCCGCTGCCGGGAAGGAATGGAAGGTAG
- a CDS encoding glycerophosphodiester phosphodiesterase, whose amino-acid sequence MSLLIVGHRGAMAHQPENSLESYALAEEIGVDEIELDVRLSKDHQLFLLHDPTLDRTAGDDSARGLGPAAELTLAELQGAVLDSGRGVVSLAEMYGATSTAIQLEVKDPATVPFLADFFAERPADAARTILTGFNADALHHAAEVMAQIPRCIIVKTIADAEKFDGGWQGLVDHTGSTRLACGFAGLDLPLVQAIHDRGLELHVWPLRTLEDMRAAIRLGVDGTTSDDPAQAQQWYRQSLAEEGGA is encoded by the coding sequence ATGTCCCTACTGATCGTCGGTCATCGCGGGGCGATGGCCCATCAGCCCGAGAACAGCCTTGAGTCCTACGCCCTGGCCGAGGAAATCGGCGTGGACGAGATCGAGCTGGATGTGCGGCTGAGCAAGGATCACCAGCTCTTCCTGCTGCACGATCCCACCTTGGACCGCACGGCCGGGGACGACTCTGCCCGCGGCCTGGGGCCGGCAGCCGAACTGACGTTGGCCGAACTGCAGGGTGCGGTACTCGACTCCGGCCGCGGCGTGGTCAGCCTGGCGGAGATGTATGGCGCCACCTCCACTGCCATTCAGCTGGAGGTGAAGGACCCGGCGACCGTGCCGTTCCTTGCGGACTTCTTCGCCGAACGGCCGGCCGATGCCGCTCGCACGATCCTCACCGGGTTCAACGCTGACGCGCTCCACCACGCGGCAGAGGTGATGGCACAGATTCCTCGCTGCATCATCGTGAAGACGATCGCCGATGCGGAGAAGTTCGACGGCGGTTGGCAGGGTCTGGTCGATCACACCGGCTCGACCCGATTGGCCTGCGGATTCGCCGGGCTGGACCTGCCGCTGGTTCAGGCGATCCATGACCGTGGCCTGGAGTTGCACGTGTGGCCGTTACGCACGCTGGAGGACATGCGCGCAGCCATCCGCCTGGGCGTCGACGGCACCACCTCCGATGATCCGGCACAGGCTCAGCAGTGGTACCGCCAGTCGCTCGCGGAGGAGGGCGGCGCCTGA
- a CDS encoding universal stress protein, translating into MTITRDHPWVGEPQENPLVVGIEADQDPRVLHRARSLAEQLRTGMLCVWVDPGHVVASAEMAGAGTVPVAPDQDGTDTTEAEGALIDHVQRQLEGREVSWRFVYTAGEVARGLSRVAREYQAPMMVVGSRRPGFAGWMNELIGGSVGGHLAHTQDIPVLVVPLPAPRD; encoded by the coding sequence ATGACGATCACGCGTGACCACCCCTGGGTGGGCGAGCCGCAGGAGAACCCCCTCGTGGTGGGGATCGAGGCCGACCAGGATCCCCGCGTGCTGCACCGGGCCCGGTCGCTCGCCGAGCAGCTCCGGACCGGGATGCTGTGCGTGTGGGTGGACCCGGGCCACGTGGTCGCCTCGGCAGAGATGGCCGGGGCGGGCACGGTACCGGTTGCACCCGACCAGGACGGGACGGACACCACCGAAGCCGAGGGCGCACTGATCGACCACGTGCAGCGTCAGCTGGAGGGCCGGGAGGTGTCGTGGCGGTTCGTGTACACGGCCGGCGAGGTGGCCCGGGGCCTGTCCCGGGTGGCTCGCGAGTACCAGGCGCCGATGATGGTGGTCGGTAGCCGCCGCCCCGGGTTCGCCGGGTGGATGAACGAGCTGATCGGCGGTTCCGTCGGCGGTCACCTGGCCCACACCCAGGACATCCCGGTGCTGGTAGTTCCCCTCCCCGCTCCGCGCGACTGA
- a CDS encoding substrate-binding domain-containing protein produces MLKFPDLDVHLGREAGQLIAERPPAERPDGIFGGNDMQAIEIVAELAAPRVDVPGEVAVVGYDDIVFASSIARPLTSIRQASKEIGAAAAQMLVDRLHCPDEPAQQLLFQPELRVRTSTRG; encoded by the coding sequence TTGCTGAAGTTCCCGGACCTGGACGTGCACCTCGGCAGGGAAGCCGGCCAGTTGATCGCCGAGCGACCGCCTGCCGAGCGCCCGGACGGTATCTTCGGCGGTAATGACATGCAGGCGATCGAGATCGTCGCCGAGCTGGCGGCCCCGAGGGTGGACGTCCCCGGCGAGGTGGCGGTGGTCGGTTACGACGACATCGTGTTCGCCTCGAGCATCGCGCGTCCGCTGACCTCGATCCGGCAAGCCAGCAAGGAGATCGGCGCTGCGGCGGCCCAGATGCTCGTCGACCGCCTCCACTGCCCTGACGAGCCGGCTCAACAGCTGTTGTTCCAACCAGAACTCCGAGTGCGGACTAGCACGCGGGGCTGA
- a CDS encoding spore germination protein GerW family protein, with the protein MAESDNPAGKVIDAARDALTVRRVFGEAYEADGATVIPVARVLGGAGMGYGSGMGRDPRAESDGPNAEGTGGGGTFGACAQPAGVFVIRGGEVTWKPALDLNVAILGGQLLGGVIAIAVACTARVRAKSQAQSARWRRG; encoded by the coding sequence ATGGCCGAATCAGACAACCCAGCGGGCAAGGTCATCGACGCGGCCCGGGACGCGCTCACCGTGCGCCGCGTGTTCGGGGAAGCCTACGAGGCCGATGGCGCCACAGTGATCCCGGTGGCGCGGGTGCTCGGCGGTGCCGGGATGGGGTACGGCTCCGGGATGGGCCGGGACCCGCGAGCGGAGAGCGACGGCCCGAATGCCGAAGGCACCGGCGGCGGTGGCACGTTCGGTGCGTGCGCCCAGCCGGCCGGGGTATTCGTGATCCGCGGCGGAGAAGTCACCTGGAAGCCAGCACTGGACCTGAACGTGGCGATCCTCGGCGGCCAACTGCTCGGTGGCGTGATCGCCATCGCTGTTGCCTGCACGGCCCGGGTGCGGGCAAAGTCTCAGGCTCAGTCAGCGCGGTGGCGGCGGGGCTGA
- a CDS encoding GDSL-type esterase/lipase family protein: protein MSEAALETTTNTAPASTAPASTHLEPAADSPFWRGAYTWVPAGELYQPWRLPPERARRAHAPALVEMAQMAAGVRVELITDAAALRLPLTFSYDSPGTLDLTVDGELVDRRQLTDGSHTLTWDLPEGLHEVRIWLPQVGRTTVGMLELSGGTTIEPLPARPRWVTYGSSISQCRLAAGPSETWPAIAATTRGWDLTCLGLSGQCQLDPIVERALESLEADVISLCLGINIHNAATFSERTFAAQASGFIERVRDSHPGVPIAVITPIGSPDRETTDNAVGLNLETMREALADVVAVLSEDDEHLHLVDGLGVLDVDEAHLLADGLHPGAEGYRLMGTRLAERLGALAA, encoded by the coding sequence GTGAGCGAAGCGGCCCTGGAGACCACCACGAACACTGCGCCGGCCAGCACTGCGCCGGCCAGCACCCACCTGGAGCCGGCCGCCGACTCGCCATTCTGGCGTGGCGCCTACACCTGGGTGCCGGCAGGCGAGTTGTACCAGCCCTGGCGGCTGCCACCGGAGCGGGCCCGTCGCGCGCACGCGCCGGCGCTGGTCGAGATGGCGCAGATGGCCGCCGGGGTGCGGGTGGAACTGATCACCGATGCTGCTGCCCTGCGACTGCCGCTGACCTTCAGCTACGACAGCCCGGGCACTCTGGACCTGACCGTCGATGGCGAGCTCGTCGATCGCCGACAGCTCACCGATGGCAGCCACACGCTCACCTGGGACCTGCCCGAAGGGCTGCACGAGGTACGGATCTGGCTGCCTCAGGTGGGCCGCACCACCGTCGGCATGCTGGAACTGAGCGGCGGCACCACGATCGAGCCCCTCCCGGCCCGGCCCCGATGGGTCACCTACGGCTCGTCGATCAGCCAGTGCCGACTGGCAGCTGGCCCCAGCGAGACGTGGCCGGCGATCGCCGCCACGACGCGCGGCTGGGACCTGACCTGCCTCGGCCTGTCCGGCCAGTGTCAGCTCGACCCGATCGTGGAGCGGGCGCTGGAGTCCCTCGAGGCCGACGTCATCTCGCTGTGCCTCGGGATCAACATCCACAACGCCGCCACGTTCAGCGAACGCACCTTTGCGGCACAGGCCTCCGGGTTCATCGAGCGGGTCCGGGACTCCCACCCTGGGGTGCCGATCGCTGTGATCACCCCGATCGGCTCACCGGACCGGGAGACCACGGATAACGCCGTCGGCCTGAACCTCGAGACCATGCGGGAAGCCTTGGCGGACGTGGTGGCCGTGCTCAGCGAGGACGATGAGCACCTGCACCTCGTGGACGGGCTGGGCGTGCTCGATGTGGACGAGGCGCACCTGCTGGCTGACGGTCTGCACCCGGGCGCGGAGGGCTACCGGCTGATGGGGACCCGGTTGGCTGAGCGTCTCGGCGCGCTCGCGGCCTGA